One window from the genome of Parasteatoda tepidariorum isolate YZ-2023 chromosome 8, CAS_Ptep_4.0, whole genome shotgun sequence encodes:
- the LOC107448353 gene encoding uncharacterized protein, whose protein sequence is MTISKSDVLLLLEAIRLQKGHEDLRCSCGLSEEFICFFDEVETFRRYQNARSVQWIHKEYDLESLRDDVDVPEIRTLLKLFSEAPPVLVLFRCGLKLTSFHEKNRCAEFLTKALMFVLAAFEIIINSYTYLHFDVNAMVLGFLKLACKYRVHHSVLSEILKVFYTTPCYESFNRMLSYESIIEDVFKYTEETGIDVLDVWKRTEEKLRRSEEYFYCSVFEDIKNFIPLIRCGKMEFISIESHSYLKSARKHYNVGITMVKEYGSITFRSLQILHLTLTALSSTTSIPTARCALKLLWMNITDPFLNHEDFNKSFTPISTRQHTVLQLAWSRYAESVLENTTPARGPRSLSHLSRCSIRRQLAACLQLPRGAERLVVPKILKNYILLED, encoded by the exons ATGACGATTTCAAAAAGCGATGTGTTGCTTTTACTTGAAGCTATTCGACTGCAAAAAGGTCATGAAGATCTCCGGTGTTCTTGCGGACTCTCGGAggaatttatttgctttttcgATGAAGTGGAAACTTTCAGAAGATACCAAAATGCCAGAAGTGTTCAATGGATCCATAAAGAATACGACTTGGAATCATTACGTGATGATGTTGACGTACCAGAAATAAGGACTCTGCTTAAACTATTTTCTGAAGCACCCCCTGTTCTTGTTTTATTCAGGTGTGGTCTCAAGCTTACgtcttttcatgaaaaaaaccGATGTGCTGAGTTTTTAACAAAAGCATTAATGTTCGTTTTGGCAGCGttcgaaataataattaactccTATACCTACTTGCATTTCGATGTGAATGCTATGGTTCTGGGGTTTTTAAAACTTGCCTGTAAATATCGCGTTCACCACAGCGTTTtgtctgaaattttgaaagttttttacaCCACACCTTGCTATGAATCCTTCAACAGGATGCTCAGTTACGAATCGATTATTGAGGATGTGTTTAAGTACACAGAGGAAACTGGGATCGATGTGCTGGATGTGTGGAAAAGAACGGAAGAAAAGTTGAGAAGATCCGAGGAGTACTTTTATTGTTCTGTTTTCGAAGATATCAAAAACTTTATCCCTTTAATCAGATGtggaaaaatggaatttatttctATAGAAAGTCATAGCTATTTGAAGTCAGCCCGAAAGCA TTACAATGTCGGAATAACGATGGTCAAAGAATATGGCTCTATAACTTTTCGTTCTCTGCAAATTCTGCATTTGACACTGACTGCCCTTAGCTCAACTACTTCTATACCCACTGCACGCTGTGCATTGAAGTTATTGTGGATGAATATAACAGACCCCTTCCTCAACCACGAAGATTTCAACAAAAGCTTCACTCCAATAAGCACAAGACAGCACACCGTACTTCAACTAGCTTGGAGCAGGTATGCAGAATCGGTACTAGAAAACACAACTCCAGCGAGGGGGCCGAGATCCCTCTCTCATCTTTCAAGATGTTCCATCAGGCGACAACTGGCGGCGTGTCTTCAGCTCCCTCGTGGCGCTGAAAGACTTGTTGTTCCAAAGATTCTGAAGAACTATATACTTTTAGAAGATTga